In Deinococcus seoulensis, one DNA window encodes the following:
- the pth gene encoding aminoacyl-tRNA hydrolase: protein MKLVVGLGNPGSGYAQTRHNVGWLVIDEVARRAGAAWRREGKDAEVAEVRLGPGVGTKVLLVRPLTFMNASGKAVAPLMSFYKLDGADLLVVQDDLDSPFGLLKLRMGGRHGGQNGLRDIIRLLGHEAFARLKIGISRPPPGWAVPDWVLSRWREEEKGDLNELVRLGADAVAVWAASGLAEAQGQFNGTDLRPPPPPPPPKPVPEPASPDPASVPAAGTARSSVPDGAAGSGHTGGHVENPEEG from the coding sequence GTGAAACTGGTCGTGGGCCTGGGCAATCCGGGGAGTGGGTACGCGCAGACGCGGCATAACGTGGGCTGGCTGGTCATCGACGAGGTCGCCCGCCGGGCCGGGGCCGCGTGGCGCAGGGAAGGCAAGGACGCCGAGGTGGCCGAGGTGCGCCTGGGGCCGGGGGTGGGCACGAAGGTGCTGCTGGTGCGGCCGCTGACGTTCATGAACGCGTCGGGCAAGGCGGTCGCGCCGCTGATGTCGTTCTACAAGCTGGACGGCGCGGACCTGCTGGTCGTGCAGGATGACCTGGACAGCCCGTTCGGGCTGCTGAAGCTCCGCATGGGCGGGCGGCACGGCGGGCAGAACGGCCTGCGGGACATCATCCGGCTGCTGGGGCACGAGGCGTTCGCGCGCCTGAAGATCGGCATCTCGCGGCCCCCGCCGGGCTGGGCGGTGCCGGACTGGGTGCTGAGCCGCTGGCGTGAGGAGGAGAAAGGCGACCTGAACGAACTGGTGCGGCTGGGCGCGGACGCCGTGGCGGTCTGGGCGGCGTCCGGGCTGGCCGAGGCGCAGGGGCAGTTCAATGGCACGGACCTGCGCCCGCCGCCTCCGCCCCCACCTCCGAAACCGGTGCCTGAACCTGCGTCACCGGACCCGGCATCTGTCCCGGCAGCGGGGACCGCCCGGTCATCCGTGCCGGACGGCGCGGCGGGGTCGGGGCATACTGGCGGGCATGTCGAAAACCCGGAAGAAGGATAG
- a CDS encoding M42 family metallopeptidase produces the protein MSKTRKKDRKAPSVPELRLDVLMHLSNLPGVPGQEDAVRDFVLAELEGLADEVRVDAMGNVIARRAARTPKKGEVPERVMISAHMDEIGFLVRFIDDRGFLRVQALGGFDTRNLFARDVTVHARGGALPGILTPGGKPVHIASPEERKKIPEVREFFIDLGLSADEVRAQVRVGDMVTLDQSARRVGRLVCGKAMDDRASVFLLLETLRALRGQDLRHDLIAVFSTQEEVGLRGAITAAYGAEPTVGIGLDVTLAVDTPGVAPDEAVTRLGDGIGIKVFDSSMISHRALVDGFWDLAQERGIPAQLEVLAQGGTDGAAIQRSRGGVPTLTLSLPTRYIHTVVEAVHETDLRAGVDLLVAYLR, from the coding sequence ATGTCGAAAACCCGGAAGAAGGATAGGAAAGCCCCCTCCGTCCCCGAACTGCGCCTGGACGTGCTGATGCACCTGTCGAACCTGCCCGGCGTGCCCGGACAGGAGGACGCCGTGCGTGACTTCGTGCTGGCCGAACTGGAAGGACTGGCCGACGAGGTCCGCGTGGACGCCATGGGCAACGTGATCGCCCGCCGCGCCGCCCGCACGCCGAAAAAAGGCGAGGTGCCCGAGCGCGTGATGATCAGCGCGCACATGGACGAGATCGGCTTCCTGGTGCGCTTCATCGACGACCGGGGGTTCCTGCGGGTGCAGGCGCTGGGCGGTTTCGACACCCGCAACCTGTTCGCGCGGGACGTGACCGTGCACGCGCGCGGCGGGGCGCTGCCCGGCATCCTGACGCCCGGCGGCAAGCCCGTGCACATTGCCAGTCCCGAGGAACGCAAGAAGATCCCGGAAGTCCGGGAATTCTTCATCGACCTGGGCCTGAGTGCCGACGAGGTCCGCGCGCAGGTGCGTGTCGGGGACATGGTCACGCTGGACCAGTCGGCCCGCCGGGTCGGGCGGCTGGTGTGCGGCAAGGCCATGGACGACCGCGCCAGCGTGTTCCTGCTCCTTGAGACGCTGCGCGCCCTGCGCGGCCAGGACCTGCGGCACGACCTGATCGCGGTGTTCAGCACCCAGGAGGAGGTCGGCCTGCGCGGCGCGATCACTGCCGCGTACGGTGCCGAGCCCACGGTCGGCATCGGTCTGGACGTGACACTGGCCGTGGACACCCCCGGCGTGGCCCCGGATGAGGCCGTGACCCGCCTCGGGGACGGCATCGGCATCAAGGTGTTCGATTCCAGCATGATCTCGCACCGCGCGCTCGTCGATGGGTTCTGGGACCTGGCGCAGGAACGCGGCATTCCCGCGCAGCTGGAAGTCCTGGCACAGGGCGGCACGGACGGCGCGGCCATCCAGCGCAGCCGGGGCGGCGTGCCCACCCTGACCCTCAGCCTCCCCACCCGCTACATCCACACGGTCGTGGAGGCCGTGCACGAGACCGACCTGCGCGCCGGGGTGGACCTGCTGGTCGCGTACCTGCGCTGA
- a CDS encoding DUF4126 domain-containing protein, whose protein sequence is MELLSGLLSSLGLSGAAGLNAFVPLLLVGLLSRFGVVTLNEPFDLLASTWVLVGIGVLGLLDFVGDKIPGVDHALHLLGGVVNTAAGAVLFASQSGVADVPPALSMALGLIVAGGVHATRTAVRPVATATTGGLGNPVVSGVEDGTSAVLSVLAVFAPVLGAALLAVVVVLAARFWMRLRPRRLV, encoded by the coding sequence ATGGAACTGCTCTCCGGTCTGCTGTCCTCGCTGGGCCTGTCGGGCGCGGCGGGCCTGAACGCCTTCGTGCCGCTGCTGCTGGTGGGGCTGCTGTCCCGGTTTGGCGTGGTGACCCTGAACGAACCGTTCGATCTGCTCGCCAGTACCTGGGTGCTGGTGGGCATCGGCGTGCTGGGCCTGCTGGATTTCGTGGGTGACAAGATTCCGGGCGTGGATCACGCGCTGCACCTGCTGGGCGGCGTGGTGAACACGGCGGCCGGCGCGGTGCTGTTCGCCTCGCAGTCCGGCGTGGCCGACGTGCCCCCGGCCCTGAGCATGGCGCTGGGCCTGATCGTGGCGGGCGGCGTACACGCCACGCGCACGGCGGTGCGGCCGGTGGCGACCGCCACGACCGGCGGCCTGGGGAACCCGGTCGTCAGTGGCGTCGAGGACGGCACGAGTGCAGTGCTCAGCGTGCTGGCGGTATTCGCGCCGGTGCTGGGAGCCGCGCTGCTGGCCGTGGTGGTGGTGCTGGCCGCGCGGTTCTGGATGCGGCTGCGGCCCCGCCGGTTGGTGTAG
- a CDS encoding P-II family nitrogen regulator translates to MKLVTAVIRPERVQQVKEALFQAGISGITLSRVSGHGGEQEIVEHYRGTRVMVEFRDKVEVRMAVSEPFVQAAIEAICKGARTGEVGDGKIFVQSLDRVVRIRTGEEGTAALTPVTETRLAPA, encoded by the coding sequence ATGAAACTCGTCACGGCTGTCATCAGGCCCGAGAGGGTCCAGCAGGTTAAGGAAGCGCTGTTCCAGGCCGGGATCAGCGGCATCACGCTCTCACGCGTCAGCGGGCACGGCGGCGAACAGGAAATCGTGGAGCACTACCGCGGCACCCGCGTCATGGTCGAGTTCCGCGACAAGGTCGAGGTCCGCATGGCCGTCAGCGAACCCTTCGTGCAGGCCGCCATCGAGGCCATCTGCAAGGGCGCCCGGACCGGCGAGGTCGGCGACGGCAAGATCTTCGTGCAGTCCCTGGACCGCGTGGTCCGCATCCGCACCGGTGAGGAAGGCACGGCCGCCCTGACCCCCGTCACCGAGACCCGCCTCGCACCTGCCTGA
- a CDS encoding ammonium transporter, whose protein sequence is MLHTPTRTARTRLGALLPLAVMLGGAALAQTEAPKLDTGDTAWMIVASAMVLLMTPGLAFFYGGLSRTQSVLNTMMMSVVCIGLIGVLWMLAGYSIAFAPGGNGFFSGLANAGFNGLKDQLTGTIPSFVFAAFQAMFAIIAVALISGAVIERMRFGAFVLFGALWSLLIYAPLAHWVWNADGWLFKMGALDFAGGTVIHIAAGVSGLVAASVLGARIGFPKTAHVPHNVPFVLLGAGLLWFGWMGFNAGSALAANQTAALAFMTTLVAPAAAMLTWLGLESVRNGKPTAVGAATGLVVGLVAITPACAFVSPLASVVVGALGAAASFAAVQMKNRVKADDALDVFACHGVAGIVGALLTGALAFTTGSGKPWGEQMIIQIVGVVAAIVWTGLGTFVLLKLVGLVMPLRVPVNQEIAGIDVSAHSEQGYSDSETGLGAPVFVGGD, encoded by the coding sequence ATGCTGCACACCCCCACCCGAACCGCCCGCACCCGCCTGGGCGCGCTGCTGCCCCTGGCTGTCATGCTGGGCGGCGCGGCCCTCGCGCAGACCGAGGCGCCCAAACTGGACACCGGCGACACCGCCTGGATGATCGTCGCCTCGGCCATGGTCCTGCTGATGACGCCGGGCCTCGCGTTCTTCTACGGCGGCCTGAGCCGCACCCAGAGCGTCCTGAACACCATGATGATGAGCGTCGTGTGCATCGGCCTGATCGGCGTGCTGTGGATGCTTGCCGGGTACTCAATCGCGTTCGCGCCGGGCGGCAACGGCTTCTTCAGCGGGCTGGCCAACGCGGGCTTCAACGGCCTGAAGGACCAGCTGACCGGCACCATTCCCTCGTTCGTCTTCGCGGCCTTCCAGGCGATGTTCGCGATCATCGCCGTCGCCCTGATCAGCGGCGCCGTCATCGAGCGCATGCGTTTCGGGGCGTTCGTGCTGTTCGGTGCGCTCTGGAGCCTGCTGATCTACGCTCCGCTGGCCCACTGGGTCTGGAACGCCGACGGCTGGCTGTTCAAGATGGGCGCGCTGGACTTCGCGGGCGGCACCGTCATCCACATCGCCGCCGGTGTCAGCGGACTGGTCGCCGCCTCGGTGCTGGGCGCCCGCATCGGCTTCCCGAAGACCGCGCACGTGCCTCACAACGTTCCCTTCGTGCTGCTGGGCGCTGGCCTGCTGTGGTTCGGCTGGATGGGCTTCAACGCGGGCAGCGCCCTGGCTGCCAACCAGACGGCCGCGCTGGCCTTCATGACCACCCTGGTCGCCCCGGCCGCCGCGATGCTCACCTGGCTGGGCCTGGAAAGCGTCCGGAACGGGAAACCCACTGCCGTTGGCGCCGCCACGGGTCTGGTCGTCGGTCTGGTCGCCATCACGCCCGCCTGCGCCTTCGTCAGCCCGCTCGCCTCGGTGGTCGTGGGTGCGCTGGGTGCCGCCGCGAGCTTCGCTGCCGTGCAGATGAAAAACCGCGTTAAGGCCGACGACGCCCTCGACGTGTTCGCCTGCCACGGCGTGGCCGGCATCGTGGGCGCCCTGCTGACCGGCGCGCTGGCCTTCACCACCGGCAGCGGCAAGCCCTGGGGCGAGCAGATGATCATCCAGATCGTCGGTGTGGTCGCCGCGATCGTCTGGACTGGACTGGGCACCTTCGTCCTGCTGAAACTGGTGGGACTGGTCATGCCGCTGCGCGTTCCCGTGAACCAGGAGATCGCCGGGATCGACGTCAGCGCCCACAGCGAGCAGGGGTACTCCGACAGCGAGACGGGCCTGGGTGCGCCGGTGTTCGTCGGCGGCGACTGA
- a CDS encoding P-II family nitrogen regulator, with product MKLVTAVVRPERVQQVKEALFQAGISGITLSRVSGHGGEQIVIEHYRGTRVMVEFHDKVEFRMAVSEPFVQVAIDAICRGARTGEVGDGKIFVQPLDRVIRIRTGEEDAAALTPVTETRLDPEQP from the coding sequence ATGAAACTGGTCACGGCAGTTGTCAGGCCCGAACGGGTGCAGCAGGTCAAGGAAGCACTCTTTCAGGCGGGCATCAGCGGCATCACGCTCTCGCGCGTCAGCGGGCACGGCGGCGAACAGATCGTCATCGAGCACTACCGGGGCACGCGCGTCATGGTGGAATTCCACGACAAGGTCGAGTTCCGCATGGCTGTCAGCGAACCGTTCGTGCAGGTCGCCATCGACGCCATCTGCCGGGGTGCGCGCACCGGCGAGGTCGGCGACGGCAAGATCTTCGTGCAACCCCTGGACCGCGTGATCCGCATCCGTACCGGCGAGGAGGACGCGGCCGCCCTGACGCCCGTCACCGAGACCCGCCTCGACCCGGAGCAACCGTGA
- a CDS encoding ammonium transporter translates to MNGADTAFILLACALVLLMTPGLAIFYGGLVRAQSVLNTMMMSFAAMGVASVAWVAVGYTLAFGPGGNALIGGLSQVGLNGTAGQLTGTIPTPLFAVFQILFAVITLAVVSGSVVERMRFPAFVLFGALWVLVVYAPLAHWVWSSDGWLFKLGLLDFAGGTVVEVASGVSGLVAALVLGSRLGYPRVAHVPHSVPLVLLGTGLLWVGWLGFNAGSALAANGVAASALLNTNTAAAAALLTWMLWDQVRGGKPTAIGAATGAVVGLVAITPACGFVTPGGALLIGAVASTVSFFLVANKHRLFPDDALDVFACHGAAGIVGTLLTGVLASPEINPAGTGLLAGNAGQVGVQLLGIVAAAALAGSGTFVLLKLVALVTPLRLSERQETLGIDLAEHQEEGYQEAQSPLAAPVFVGND, encoded by the coding sequence GTGAACGGCGCCGACACCGCCTTCATCCTGCTGGCCTGCGCGCTGGTGCTGCTGATGACGCCGGGCCTCGCCATCTTCTACGGCGGGCTGGTCCGCGCCCAGAGCGTCCTGAACACCATGATGATGAGCTTCGCCGCCATGGGCGTCGCCAGTGTCGCCTGGGTCGCCGTGGGGTACACCCTGGCCTTCGGTCCCGGCGGGAACGCCCTGATCGGCGGTCTGTCCCAGGTGGGCCTGAACGGCACCGCCGGACAGTTGACCGGCACCATTCCCACCCCGCTGTTCGCGGTATTCCAGATTCTGTTCGCGGTGATCACGCTGGCCGTCGTGAGCGGCAGCGTTGTGGAGCGCATGCGCTTCCCGGCGTTCGTGCTGTTCGGCGCGCTGTGGGTGCTGGTCGTGTACGCCCCGCTGGCCCACTGGGTCTGGAGCAGCGACGGCTGGCTGTTCAAACTGGGCCTGCTGGATTTTGCGGGCGGCACGGTCGTCGAGGTCGCCAGCGGCGTCAGCGGCCTGGTCGCCGCGCTGGTCCTCGGCTCCCGCCTGGGCTACCCGCGCGTGGCGCACGTCCCGCACAGCGTGCCGCTGGTCCTGCTGGGCACCGGGCTGCTGTGGGTCGGGTGGCTGGGCTTCAACGCGGGCAGCGCCCTGGCTGCCAACGGCGTGGCCGCCTCGGCCCTGCTGAACACCAACACGGCCGCCGCCGCCGCGCTGCTCACCTGGATGCTGTGGGATCAGGTGCGCGGCGGCAAGCCCACTGCCATCGGCGCGGCCACCGGCGCGGTCGTCGGACTGGTCGCCATCACACCCGCCTGCGGCTTCGTGACGCCCGGCGGCGCCCTGCTGATCGGCGCGGTCGCCAGCACCGTCTCGTTCTTCCTGGTAGCCAACAAGCACCGCCTGTTCCCGGACGACGCCCTGGACGTGTTCGCCTGCCACGGCGCGGCCGGGATCGTCGGCACCCTGCTGACCGGCGTGCTCGCCAGCCCCGAGATCAACCCCGCCGGGACGGGCCTGCTGGCCGGGAACGCCGGTCAGGTCGGCGTGCAACTGCTGGGCATCGTCGCGGCGGCGGCCCTGGCGGGCAGCGGCACCTTTGTCCTGCTGAAACTGGTCGCACTCGTCACGCCCCTGCGCCTCAGCGAACGCCAGGAGACGCTGGGCATCGACCTGGCCGAACACCAGGAGGAAGGCTACCAGGAGGCGCAGAGCCCACTGGCCGCGCCTGTCTTCGTCGGCAACGACTGA
- a CDS encoding V-type ATPase subunit subunit G family protein yields the protein MDVSSRVLSELASREAALDGQIEAARTQAQATVAAAEAEAARILQDAEARAKAMQAEQEQQLAAEVQQIRTQASAGAQAQAQATRARAEAKLGQAVDTIMRAVLP from the coding sequence TTGGACGTCTCAAGTCGAGTCTTAAGTGAACTGGCCAGCCGCGAAGCGGCCCTGGACGGGCAGATCGAAGCCGCGCGCACACAGGCGCAGGCGACGGTCGCGGCCGCCGAAGCAGAAGCCGCGCGCATTCTGCAGGACGCCGAAGCCCGCGCCAAAGCCATGCAGGCCGAGCAGGAGCAGCAGCTCGCCGCAGAGGTGCAGCAGATCCGCACCCAGGCCAGCGCCGGAGCACAGGCACAGGCACAGGCCACCCGCGCCCGCGCCGAAGCCAAGCTGGGCCAGGCCGTGGACACCATCATGAGGGCGGTGCTTCCGTGA
- a CDS encoding V-type ATP synthase subunit I: MINPMQQVVIATRKRDSEAVIAALQNAGVLHLKPITGGPLNTGTLAGTDAQSRREDERLLARVESTLAELGSYRPAPAPLPAESTWADTIEQAALPVAALARQRQELQADLDAESAYGDAVRALARLAGGLDRSRRVATVPFLLQPTDNVAELEAALNETLRDRHALATDTVGQNRVGLIATLRADRDAARAALGKVRLGELRLPGRFDGMSLGEADSAMTQIKQSGESRQRELNAERDRLAQTHTPALYALRDALKDRVAIHDVRAVSARGKYSLAMQGYVPEDRVPALQAALGTFGDAVSYELHAVDEHHDTLVPVELKNNSYVQPFQTVMGLMTLPKYGTFDPTWVVALFFPLFFGIIMADIGYGLMFLAFGMWLLGKARRNEGWNLSFFGAFVPPATLKDLGFVTNVMAAWTILWGFLTGEFFGTLLEHMHFFYINPELLNSLWSWTGVTYPIEEGVKHYGVIPIVFPRLETGYFSNVALVFALCFGILQVLWAWGIRIQQGIKHKDSTHTWEGVALFGGVLALIMLAFATKAGKDFSAFTDFSDVRVLVMYAGFAAFIVGWLRVIKHYPLLPVELLSQGGAVVSYARIFAVGLVSAILAKLCTDLGWSLGETLGFIGILIGVVLGIVLHFFVLALTLIGHILQPLRLHMVEFLNPTGFNAESSPRYNPLRRLSPTQGPVK; the protein is encoded by the coding sequence GTGATCAACCCCATGCAGCAGGTCGTGATCGCCACGCGCAAACGCGACAGCGAAGCCGTCATTGCGGCCCTGCAGAATGCCGGGGTGCTGCACCTCAAGCCCATCACGGGCGGTCCACTGAACACCGGGACCCTGGCCGGAACAGACGCCCAGAGCCGCCGCGAGGACGAGCGCCTGCTCGCCCGCGTGGAAAGCACCCTCGCGGAACTGGGCAGCTACCGCCCCGCCCCCGCACCGCTGCCCGCCGAGTCCACCTGGGCCGACACCATCGAGCAGGCCGCGCTTCCCGTGGCCGCGCTCGCCCGTCAGCGTCAGGAACTCCAGGCTGACCTGGACGCCGAATCCGCCTACGGTGACGCCGTCCGCGCGCTGGCCCGACTGGCTGGCGGCCTGGACCGTAGCCGCCGCGTGGCGACCGTGCCCTTCCTGCTTCAGCCGACCGACAACGTCGCCGAACTGGAAGCCGCGCTGAACGAAACCCTGCGCGACCGCCACGCCCTGGCCACCGACACTGTCGGCCAGAACCGCGTGGGCCTGATCGCCACCCTCCGCGCCGACCGTGACGCCGCGCGCGCCGCGCTGGGCAAGGTCCGCCTCGGCGAACTGCGCCTGCCCGGCCGTTTCGACGGCATGAGCCTCGGTGAAGCCGACAGCGCCATGACGCAGATCAAGCAGAGCGGCGAGAGCCGCCAGCGCGAACTGAACGCCGAACGCGACCGGCTGGCCCAGACGCACACCCCCGCGCTGTACGCCCTGCGTGACGCCCTGAAAGACCGGGTCGCCATTCATGACGTGCGCGCCGTGTCCGCCCGCGGCAAGTACAGCCTCGCCATGCAGGGCTACGTGCCCGAAGACCGCGTGCCCGCCCTCCAGGCGGCGCTCGGCACCTTCGGTGACGCCGTCAGCTACGAACTGCACGCCGTGGACGAACACCACGACACGCTGGTGCCGGTCGAACTGAAGAACAACAGTTACGTGCAGCCCTTCCAGACCGTCATGGGCCTGATGACCCTGCCGAAGTACGGCACCTTCGACCCCACCTGGGTCGTCGCGCTGTTCTTCCCGCTGTTCTTCGGGATCATCATGGCCGACATCGGCTACGGCCTGATGTTCCTGGCGTTCGGCATGTGGCTGCTCGGCAAGGCCCGGCGCAACGAAGGCTGGAACCTCAGCTTCTTCGGCGCGTTCGTGCCGCCCGCCACCCTCAAGGACCTGGGCTTCGTGACGAACGTCATGGCCGCCTGGACCATCCTGTGGGGCTTCCTGACCGGCGAGTTCTTCGGCACCCTGCTGGAGCACATGCACTTCTTCTACATCAACCCGGAGCTGCTCAACAGCCTCTGGAGCTGGACCGGCGTGACCTACCCCATCGAGGAAGGCGTCAAGCACTACGGCGTGATCCCGATCGTGTTCCCCCGCCTGGAAACCGGCTACTTCAGCAACGTCGCGCTGGTGTTCGCGCTGTGCTTCGGCATCCTTCAGGTCCTGTGGGCCTGGGGCATCCGCATCCAGCAGGGCATCAAGCACAAGGACAGCACCCACACCTGGGAAGGCGTCGCGCTGTTCGGCGGCGTGCTGGCCCTGATCATGCTGGCCTTCGCCACCAAGGCCGGGAAGGACTTCAGCGCCTTCACGGACTTCAGTGACGTGCGCGTGCTGGTCATGTACGCCGGGTTCGCCGCGTTCATCGTCGGCTGGCTGCGCGTCATCAAGCACTACCCGCTGCTGCCGGTCGAACTGCTCTCGCAGGGCGGCGCGGTCGTCAGTTACGCCCGTATCTTCGCGGTCGGCCTGGTGTCCGCCATCCTGGCGAAACTCTGCACCGACCTCGGCTGGAGCCTCGGCGAAACCCTGGGCTTCATCGGTATCCTGATCGGCGTGGTTCTGGGCATCGTCCTGCACTTCTTCGTGCTGGCCCTGACCCTGATCGGTCACATCCTGCAACCCCTGCGTCTTCACATGGTCGAGTTCCTCAACCCGACCGGTTTCAACGCTGAATCCAGCCCCCGCTACAACCCCCTTCGCCGCCTCAGCCCCACCCAGGGGCCGGTTAAATAA
- a CDS encoding V-type ATP synthase subunit K: MTKYNKIVVASLVLALATSGLAQEAGAASGNADNMYDGLRAIGAGLALGLGAIGTGIAQARIGSSLVGAVAEDPSKAGSLLLYFLLPETLVIFGFLALFILN; the protein is encoded by the coding sequence ATGACCAAGTACAACAAGATCGTCGTCGCTTCCCTCGTCCTCGCCCTCGCCACCAGCGGTCTGGCCCAGGAAGCCGGCGCTGCCAGCGGTAACGCCGACAACATGTACGACGGCCTGCGCGCCATCGGCGCCGGCCTGGCCCTCGGCCTCGGCGCCATCGGCACCGGCATCGCCCAGGCCCGCATCGGCTCCAGCCTCGTCGGCGCCGTCGCCGAGGACCCCAGCAAGGCCGGCAGCCTGCTGCTGTACTTCCTGCTGCCCGAAACCCTGGTCATCTTCGGCTTCCTTGCGCTGTTCATCCTGAACTGA
- a CDS encoding V-type ATP synthase subunit E — MALDKLLENEAQAEIERLRADAQARAEQIVADARERAQALLDSRTRQLETARQAELVRARSAADLEGNAQRLSASDSLQVQAFKVSEQYLHSSVTSPEYPQILAKLIAEGLQVLPNAEAVESALGEHDAVRQALAQLGRTLDLRVNEQIKTGVRLVGPGGKSSIQNTLTGRLERVRGELAPQISRLLAE; from the coding sequence ATGGCGCTCGACAAGCTCCTCGAAAACGAAGCCCAGGCGGAAATCGAGCGCCTGCGCGCCGACGCACAGGCCCGCGCCGAGCAGATCGTCGCCGACGCCCGCGAACGCGCCCAGGCCCTCCTGGACAGCCGCACCCGGCAACTGGAAACGGCCCGTCAGGCCGAACTGGTCCGCGCGCGCAGCGCCGCTGACCTCGAAGGCAACGCCCAGCGCCTGTCGGCCTCCGACAGCCTGCAGGTGCAGGCCTTCAAGGTCTCCGAGCAGTACCTGCACTCCTCGGTCACCTCGCCCGAGTACCCGCAGATCCTGGCGAAACTGATCGCCGAGGGCCTGCAGGTCCTCCCGAACGCCGAAGCGGTCGAGTCGGCGCTGGGCGAGCACGACGCCGTCCGTCAGGCCCTGGCCCAGCTGGGCCGCACCCTCGACCTGCGCGTCAACGAGCAGATCAAGACCGGCGTCCGACTGGTCGGCCCCGGCGGCAAGTCCAGCATCCAGAACACCCTCACCGGCAGGCTCGAACGCGTACGCGGCGAACTCGCGCCGCAGATCAGCCGACTGCTGGCCGAGTAA
- a CDS encoding V0D/AC39 family V-type ATPase subunit, with protein MPDDYAYINTRVRIMRTKLLDGRSLDSALAAGSYQEFLRVLSETDLAANLRATTTETAGLTELDQALSRNLFDTTQKVLGFADGDAKREIQALLMKWDLVNLKTVARGVAGGRGADTITASLIPGGTIKASALQTAAQSSDLPSAAAAIALSGHPLAAAMRAGAQAYAGSNRLLDLEIALDQGYYRYALSVARNTSLRRYLSREIDVTNALIARAGAGQPLDPNLFVAGGKLDAAGYARLAGGDASGLNDVSAILDAPSLEDAEVAARTALDTAARNVAAGDPEGVGIILDFLRRKEIEIAKLRLIGRGKFYDLPTDQIRREVQA; from the coding sequence ATGCCCGACGACTACGCTTACATCAACACGCGCGTCCGCATCATGCGGACCAAGCTGCTCGACGGACGCTCGCTTGACTCGGCGCTCGCCGCGGGCAGCTACCAGGAGTTCCTGCGGGTCCTGAGCGAAACCGACCTCGCCGCGAACCTGCGCGCCACCACCACCGAAACCGCCGGACTGACCGAACTGGACCAGGCCCTGAGCCGCAACCTGTTCGACACCACCCAGAAAGTCCTGGGCTTCGCCGACGGTGACGCCAAACGCGAGATTCAGGCCCTGCTGATGAAGTGGGACCTCGTGAACCTCAAGACCGTGGCGCGCGGCGTCGCCGGAGGCCGCGGCGCCGACACCATCACGGCCAGCCTGATTCCCGGCGGCACCATCAAGGCCAGCGCCCTGCAGACCGCCGCCCAGAGCAGCGACCTGCCCAGCGCCGCCGCCGCCATCGCCCTGAGCGGACACCCGCTCGCGGCCGCAATGCGCGCCGGCGCGCAGGCCTACGCGGGCAGCAACCGCCTGCTGGACCTGGAAATCGCGCTGGACCAGGGCTACTACCGCTACGCCCTGAGCGTGGCACGCAACACCAGCCTGCGCCGCTACCTCAGCCGCGAGATCGACGTCACCAACGCCCTGATCGCCCGCGCTGGCGCCGGACAACCCCTCGACCCGAACCTGTTCGTGGCCGGCGGGAAACTCGACGCGGCCGGGTACGCCCGCCTCGCCGGCGGGGACGCCAGCGGCCTGAACGACGTTTCGGCCATCCTGGACGCCCCCAGCCTCGAGGACGCCGAAGTGGCCGCCCGCACCGCCCTGGACACCGCCGCGCGCAACGTCGCCGCCGGTGACCCCGAAGGCGTGGGCATCATCCTCGACTTCCTGCGCCGCAAGGAAATCGAGATCGCCAAACTGCGTCTGATCGGCCGTGGCAAGTTCTACGACCTGCCCACCGACCAGATCCGCCGCGAGGTGCAGGCATGA
- a CDS encoding V-type ATP synthase subunit F produces MTKSTSTQRVAVLSDAETATGYRLAGAEVIEATPETAVAELERVIISGTYGLIAVDTGLIPDPATATARVMRGRDLPILLPIPSLRDAFNPDTVDAKAYMGKLVRDTIGFDIKL; encoded by the coding sequence ATGACCAAAAGCACCTCCACCCAGCGCGTCGCCGTTCTCAGTGACGCCGAGACCGCCACCGGTTACCGCCTCGCGGGCGCCGAAGTGATCGAGGCGACCCCCGAGACGGCCGTGGCAGAACTGGAACGCGTGATCATCAGCGGCACCTACGGCCTGATCGCCGTGGACACCGGCCTGATCCCCGACCCGGCCACCGCCACTGCCCGCGTCATGCGCGGACGCGACCTGCCGATCCTGCTGCCCATCCCCAGCCTGCGCGACGCGTTCAACCCGGACACCGTCGACGCCAAGGCCTACATGGGCAAACTGGTGCGCGACACCATCGGCTTCGACATCAAACTGTAA